In the genome of Mytilus edulis chromosome 3, xbMytEdul2.2, whole genome shotgun sequence, one region contains:
- the LOC139517732 gene encoding extracellular tyrosine-protein kinase PKDCC-like: MDRRYMKLSLIFVPMIVYLSIMFRVIDNFCEDTDISTSETVYSTAVLKNTKPDTNMSRYLQSLVKKYDELEQEKVYLLSLIKSLLDRNTVFQDKNNFMNELDKIVHPKKIKAQKPKFDRSSIETNIVKPKYLFNCSNINKISLKQKIGHGVSKQAFLGHYHGQEIAVKMVTRHQKDVRNCFQKLSDEDIVKRHECFMFPNMKLMKEILLLEQMDHPGFIKLLGYCVRSEETDSTDLSEHGVTAVYEYGKRLNVANLQFNTFGSRLQHAIDLADFLSYLDNSPLGSLRVRDFKETHFLLVNSSIKMIDLDDVDNLEPSCDIYYDTQDTEYGNETKARSTTCEFDLPCYMGLCIGSNAKNNLKMMNKLFLSRLLHPKLFPSSVSEKVSDLLARIDTSNISAAVLVQQLSNIQKILFSVYGH, translated from the coding sequence ATGGATAGACGTTACATGAAGTTGTCTCTGATTTTTGTGCCTATGATAGTATACCTGTCCATCATGTTCCGTGTTATTGATAACTTCTGCGAAGACACAGACATATCAACAAGTGAAACCGTATATTCGACAGCCGTACTGAAAAATACCAAACCTGATACAAACATGTCACGGTACTTACAATCATTGGTTAAAAAATATGACGAACTGGAACAGGAGAAAGTCTATTTACTTTCCCTCATCAAAAGTTTATTGGACCGAAATACAGTATTTCaagataaaaataatttcatgaacGAATTGGATAAAATAGTgcatccaaaaaaaataaaagcgcAAAAACCTAAATTTGACCGCTCATCTATCGAAACAAATATAGTGAAACCAAAATATCTTTTCAACtgttcaaatataaataagatttcattaaaacaaaagaTCGGACACGGAGTATCAAAACAAGCTTTTTTAGGTCATTACCACGGCCAAGAGATTGCGGTAAAAATGGTAACTAGACATCAAAAGGACGttagaaactgttttcaaaaATTGTCAGATGAAGATATAGTCAAAAGACACGAATGCTTCATGTTTCCCAACATGAAGTTGATGAAGGAAATTCTATTGCTAGAACAAATGGATCACCCGGGATTCATAAAACTGTTAGGATATTGTGTTAGGAGCGAAGAAACTGATAGTACCGACCTATCTGAACACGGCGTCACCGCAGTGTATGAATATGGAAAGCGATTAAACGTAGCTAATTTACAGTTTAACACTTTCGGTAGTAGACTTCAGCACGCAATCGATCTTGCAGACTTTTTATCTTATTTGGACAATTCCCCTTTGGGATCTTTAAGAGTTAGAGACTTCAAAGAAACCCATTTTCTTCTAGTAAACAGTTCAATCAAGATGATCGATTTAGATGATGTTGATAATCTAGAACCTTCCTGTGACATTTATTATGATACTCAAGACACCGAATACGGTAATGAAACCAAAGCCAGGAGTACCACATGTGAATTTGATCTTCCATGCTATATGGGATTGTGCATTGGATCGAATGCAAAAAATAACTTGAAAATGATGAATAAGCTATTTCTAAGCCGATTATTGCACCCTAAATTATTTCCTAGTAGTGTAAGCGAAAAAGTAAGTGATTTATTAGCTCGAATTGACACGTCAAATATTTCTGCTGCTGTTCTTGTACAACAATTATCTAACatacagaaaattttattttcagtgTATGGTCATTAG